One Sodalinema gerasimenkoae IPPAS B-353 DNA segment encodes these proteins:
- a CDS encoding cupin domain-containing protein, which yields MKHHSLTQIAPEGVSHNPNIRKQVMLRKGDLPHLTNFSQARFAPGQVAPGHSHDNMTEVFFVESGSGSITIDGQAYPLEPGTCVAVDIGEVHEIANTGEGELVLTYFGLQVNP from the coding sequence ATGAAACACCACTCCCTAACCCAGATTGCCCCAGAAGGGGTATCCCACAACCCCAACATTCGCAAACAAGTCATGTTGCGCAAGGGGGACTTGCCCCATTTAACCAACTTCTCTCAGGCCCGATTTGCCCCAGGACAAGTGGCCCCCGGTCATTCCCACGACAACATGACTGAAGTCTTCTTCGTGGAATCCGGTTCAGGAAGCATCACCATCGACGGACAAGCCTATCCCCTCGAACCCGGAACCTGTGTAGCCGTAGATATCGGGGAAGTCCACGAAATCGCCAACACCGGAGAGGGGGAACTGGTGTTGACCTACTTTGGTTTGCAAGTCAACCCCTGA